Proteins from a single region of Terriglobia bacterium:
- a CDS encoding ABC transporter permease, whose product MLIQTIADAWHALLRSKTRSILTMLGVVWGIVTVTLLVAYGSSFRGVLVRAFEAFGHGAVVCWPAQTSEQPGGQRAGKVVRFEQADLERVKEEGTLVKTVCLETVRWLSVSYQGRLANTAIRGVCPEYGEMRNEVAKEGRWISAQDLVERRRVVFLGGRIREQLFGGRPAVGEEAEINGMRFTVIGIMDRKLQMSNYFTSDDRSVFIPFTTAGDLWNTKYASVMVFEPVAPRFEAKAEAQVLAAIAGRQGFSPTDKKAIQMFGREEFRPIIDGITIGLQVLLVFIGALTLGIGGVGVMNIMLVSVDERIREIGLRRALGATKWHIRIQFLVEALLIMLFGGLLGIALSYAVAALVPTLPLLGPLFKDTSGKGDITLHISPTTAMFSAIILIMVGTLSGIFPALRAAKLDPVEALRYE is encoded by the coding sequence ATGTTGATCCAAACCATCGCCGATGCGTGGCACGCCTTGCTTCGCAGCAAGACGCGCTCCATCCTCACCATGCTTGGGGTGGTGTGGGGGATTGTGACGGTGACGCTGCTGGTGGCCTACGGCAGCAGTTTCCGCGGTGTCCTGGTGCGCGCCTTCGAAGCGTTTGGCCACGGCGCCGTGGTCTGCTGGCCGGCGCAGACCAGCGAACAGCCCGGCGGCCAGCGTGCCGGCAAGGTAGTGCGGTTCGAGCAAGCCGATCTGGAGCGCGTCAAAGAGGAAGGGACGCTGGTGAAGACGGTGTGCCTCGAAACCGTGAGGTGGCTGTCGGTTTCCTATCAAGGAAGGCTCGCCAACACCGCCATCCGCGGCGTCTGTCCCGAGTACGGCGAAATGCGCAACGAGGTGGCGAAAGAGGGACGCTGGATTTCCGCGCAAGACCTGGTCGAGCGGCGCCGCGTAGTCTTCCTGGGAGGACGCATTCGCGAACAACTATTCGGAGGCCGTCCCGCGGTCGGAGAAGAAGCTGAGATCAACGGCATGAGGTTTACCGTCATCGGCATCATGGACCGCAAGCTGCAGATGAGCAATTACTTCACCAGCGACGATCGTTCGGTGTTTATCCCGTTCACCACTGCCGGTGACCTGTGGAACACGAAGTACGCCAGCGTAATGGTTTTCGAGCCGGTGGCGCCGCGCTTCGAGGCCAAGGCCGAGGCGCAGGTGCTGGCGGCCATTGCCGGGCGCCAGGGTTTTTCGCCGACCGACAAGAAAGCGATCCAGATGTTTGGGCGTGAGGAATTCCGTCCCATCATTGACGGCATCACCATTGGGCTGCAGGTTTTGCTGGTGTTTATCGGCGCGCTGACCCTCGGCATCGGCGGTGTCGGGGTGATGAACATCATGCTCGTCTCGGTCGACGAACGCATCCGCGAGATCGGTTTGCGCCGCGCCCTCGGCGCGACCAAGTGGCACATCCGCATTCAATTCCTGGTCGAGGCGCTGTTGATCATGCTGTTCGGCGGCCTGTTGGGCATCGCGCTGTCCTACGCGGTGGCCGCGCTGGTCCCAACGCTCCCGTTGCTCGGCCCACTTTTCAAGGACACCTCCGGGAAGGGCGATATTACCTTGCATATCTCCCCGACGACGGCCATGTTTTCCGCAATTATTCTGATCATGGTCGGGACCCTGAGCGGAATCTTTCCCGCCCTGCGCGCCGCCAAGCTGGACCCGGTCGAAGCCTTGCGCTACGAGTGA
- a CDS encoding VOC family protein, with translation MPPKFANGKICYIEMPATDIARSADFYHKVFGWNLRQRGDGHTAFDDSVGEVSGTWVLGRPPAAKPGLMVYVMVDSVAATLELIAANGGEIVQPIGVDAPEITARFRDSAGNVIGLYQQPG, from the coding sequence ATGCCTCCCAAGTTCGCCAATGGCAAAATCTGCTACATCGAGATGCCCGCTACCGATATTGCGCGCTCGGCTGATTTCTACCACAAGGTCTTCGGCTGGAATCTCCGGCAACGCGGTGACGGTCACACCGCCTTTGATGACTCGGTCGGCGAAGTGAGCGGCACCTGGGTGCTGGGGCGTCCCCCCGCAGCTAAGCCCGGCCTCATGGTTTACGTCATGGTGGACAGCGTGGCCGCGACCCTGGAGCTGATCGCCGCCAACGGGGGCGAGATCGTGCAGCCGATCGGCGTGGACGCGCCCGAGATCACTGCCAGGTTCCGCGACTCGGCAGGAAACGTGATCGGTCTCTACCAGCAACCCGGATGA
- a CDS encoding serine hydroxymethyltransferase gives MSRPLFEVDPDVATAIANEERRQHEGLELIASENFVSEAVLEAMGSVFTNKYAEGYPGKRYYGGCEFTDVVETLARERAKKLFGADHANVQPHSGSSANMEAYAAVVQPGDVVFGLNLAHGGHLTHGHHLNFSGKTYKIVPYGVTKETETIDYDDLEKMAERERPKLIIGGGSAYPRIINFVRMRQIADKVGALYLVDMAHFAGLVAGGVHPSPVPHAQIVTTTTHKTLRGPRAGMILCQKMAQIGDKQVDLAAAIDKTVFPGDQGGPLVHMVAAKAVCFHEAMQPEFKDYARQIVANAAVLAKTLADDGFRIISGGTDTHLMLVDVFSKGMLGSEAEKALGEAGITVNKNAIPFDTNPPMKPSGIRIGTPALTTRGMKEREMLQIGHWIAQALNNRTDAQVLAKIKREVLAMCEAFPLYPERRARAMAGTR, from the coding sequence ATGTCCCGCCCTCTTTTTGAAGTTGATCCGGATGTTGCCACCGCCATTGCCAACGAAGAGCGCCGCCAGCACGAGGGGCTGGAGCTGATTGCCAGCGAGAACTTCGTCAGCGAAGCCGTGCTGGAGGCCATGGGCTCGGTGTTCACCAACAAGTACGCCGAGGGCTATCCCGGCAAGCGCTACTACGGCGGCTGCGAGTTTACCGACGTAGTGGAGACGCTGGCCCGCGAGCGCGCCAAGAAACTGTTCGGCGCCGACCACGCCAACGTGCAGCCGCACTCGGGTTCGTCGGCGAACATGGAAGCGTATGCCGCGGTTGTCCAACCGGGCGACGTGGTATTTGGTTTGAACCTGGCGCATGGCGGCCACCTCACCCACGGGCATCACCTCAATTTTTCCGGCAAGACGTACAAGATCGTCCCCTACGGCGTGACCAAGGAAACGGAGACGATTGATTACGACGACCTGGAGAAGATGGCGGAGCGCGAGCGGCCGAAGCTGATCATCGGCGGCGGCTCGGCCTATCCCCGCATTATTAATTTCGTGCGCATGCGCCAGATCGCGGACAAGGTCGGCGCCCTTTACCTGGTGGACATGGCGCACTTCGCCGGCTTGGTGGCGGGCGGCGTACATCCGTCGCCAGTGCCGCACGCGCAGATTGTCACCACCACCACGCACAAGACGCTGCGCGGCCCGCGCGCGGGCATGATCCTGTGCCAGAAGATGGCGCAGATTGGCGACAAGCAGGTGGACCTGGCGGCCGCGATCGACAAGACGGTATTCCCCGGCGACCAGGGCGGCCCGCTGGTGCACATGGTGGCGGCCAAGGCGGTGTGTTTCCACGAGGCGATGCAGCCCGAGTTCAAGGACTACGCGCGGCAGATCGTCGCCAACGCCGCGGTGCTGGCGAAAACGCTGGCCGACGATGGCTTCCGCATCATCTCCGGCGGCACCGACACGCACCTCATGCTGGTGGACGTCTTCAGCAAGGGCATGCTCGGCAGCGAAGCGGAGAAGGCGCTGGGCGAGGCCGGCATCACGGTCAACAAGAACGCCATTCCTTTCGATACCAACCCCCCCATGAAGCCGAGCGGCATCCGTATCGGCACCCCGGCGCTCACCACGCGCGGCATGAAGGAACGCGAAATGTTGCAGATCGGGCACTGGATCGCGCAGGCTCTCAACAACCGTACCGACGCGCAGGTGCTGGCCAAAATCAAGCGCGAGGTGCTGGCGATGTGCGAGGCTTTCCCGCTCTATCCGGAGCGAAGGGCACGGGCGATGGCGGGGACTAGATAG
- a CDS encoding enoyl-CoA hydratase/isomerase family protein: MASRPGVAQDFKYIKFDHSTFVARITLNYPPYNVLTVPLMVELAQAIESLNGRADVKCIMLDSSQKTFSAGISVEDSRPERVFQTLEAFNRVFQAINEISKPLIVVVNGPAIGAGSELVAFGDMVIATTNARFAQPEVKMGVFPPFAAVMLPAVIGPKKTYELILTGQPLTAEDALALGFVNKVVSEADLSKAVNEILARICEFSGPVLEMTKRVIAGTSGKPLPEAMKESHDIYLNQLYELQDVAEGLRAVVEKRKPVWKNK; encoded by the coding sequence ATGGCGAGCAGGCCAGGCGTCGCGCAGGATTTCAAGTACATCAAGTTCGACCACAGCACATTCGTCGCGCGCATCACGCTGAATTACCCGCCTTACAACGTGCTCACCGTGCCGCTGATGGTGGAGCTGGCGCAGGCCATCGAGAGCCTCAACGGCCGCGCCGACGTGAAGTGCATCATGCTCGATTCCTCGCAGAAGACTTTTTCCGCCGGCATCTCGGTCGAGGACTCGCGCCCGGAGCGCGTCTTCCAGACCCTGGAAGCCTTCAACCGCGTTTTCCAGGCGATTAACGAAATCTCCAAGCCGCTCATCGTGGTGGTGAACGGACCTGCCATCGGCGCCGGCTCCGAGCTGGTGGCCTTCGGCGACATGGTCATTGCCACAACCAACGCTCGTTTCGCTCAGCCCGAGGTGAAGATGGGCGTGTTTCCGCCCTTCGCCGCCGTCATGCTGCCCGCGGTGATTGGCCCCAAAAAAACCTACGAGCTGATCCTTACCGGCCAGCCGCTGACCGCGGAAGATGCGCTGGCGCTTGGCTTCGTCAACAAAGTGGTGTCGGAGGCCGACCTGTCCAAGGCGGTCAACGAAATCCTGGCGCGCATCTGCGAGTTCAGCGGGCCGGTGCTGGAGATGACCAAGCGCGTGATCGCCGGCACCAGCGGCAAGCCCCTGCCCGAGGCGATGAAGGAATCGCATGATATCTACCTCAACCAGCTCTACGAGTTACAGGATGTCGCCGAGGGGCTGCGCGCCGTGGTGGAGAAGCGCAAGCCGGTGTGGAAGAACAAGTAA
- a CDS encoding M20/M25/M40 family metallo-hydrolase yields MRRLSLPFVCVIALFTMCVAAETSAPEPPAPSVDGTMPALVAIAGHGMMSAHPYEDLEELSDMIGGRVTGSPEAAKAIAWGIAKMKAIGLDNVHAEKWSLARGWSRGSATAELVEPIQRKLDIDSMGWVGSTPKDGVTAELVPVNINALDEEINRNSGKWAGKILIIVKKGEPPKDRMGTFAKFGGLLKKAWEAHAVAVIGGQGGSHASGMHLTHTGAMGFDVYYDIPVVSMTAEDQAQLERFLDHGKSVRLRINVQNKVTSSPVESANVVGDIRGSEHPEEVVVVGGHLDSWDLAQGATDDGCGVATTLGAAEAIMASGFKPKRTIRFVLFTGEEQGLLGSLAYTKTHAAEMANHLGAVILDNGQGPVVSLNLGGHKDLIPAVEKFADSVKAFGEVKVDDRAVFGTDAGPFILAGLPGINMNQDSPEYKYTHHSVVDTFDKVKPDLLTRDAALVALTSYWIASRPERFASPWPAEKTARMLIERKQDTMLKAFGIWPFGDLGKETAKQESSKAGGN; encoded by the coding sequence ATGCGTCGTCTTTCACTGCCGTTCGTGTGTGTCATTGCGCTTTTCACGATGTGCGTTGCGGCTGAGACCTCCGCCCCAGAACCGCCCGCGCCTTCTGTCGACGGGACCATGCCGGCGCTGGTCGCGATTGCCGGCCACGGCATGATGAGCGCTCATCCTTACGAAGACTTGGAAGAGCTGAGCGACATGATCGGCGGGCGCGTCACGGGTTCGCCGGAAGCGGCGAAGGCGATCGCCTGGGGCATCGCCAAGATGAAGGCGATCGGGCTCGACAACGTGCACGCGGAGAAGTGGTCTCTCGCGCGCGGATGGTCGCGCGGTTCCGCCACCGCCGAACTGGTGGAGCCCATCCAGCGCAAGCTGGACATCGATTCCATGGGATGGGTTGGATCGACGCCCAAGGACGGCGTCACCGCCGAACTGGTGCCGGTGAACATCAACGCGCTCGACGAGGAGATCAACCGGAATTCCGGCAAGTGGGCGGGCAAGATCCTGATCATAGTCAAGAAGGGCGAACCGCCGAAAGACAGGATGGGCACCTTCGCCAAGTTCGGGGGCTTGCTGAAGAAGGCCTGGGAAGCGCACGCGGTGGCGGTAATCGGCGGCCAAGGCGGGTCGCACGCCAGCGGCATGCACCTGACGCACACCGGTGCGATGGGCTTCGACGTGTACTACGACATCCCGGTGGTGAGCATGACCGCCGAGGACCAGGCGCAACTGGAACGCTTCCTCGACCACGGCAAAAGCGTGCGCCTTCGGATCAATGTACAGAACAAGGTGACTAGTAGTCCGGTGGAATCGGCGAACGTGGTCGGCGATATCCGCGGCTCGGAACATCCGGAGGAAGTGGTGGTGGTCGGCGGGCATCTCGACTCTTGGGACTTGGCGCAGGGCGCCACCGATGACGGCTGCGGCGTGGCGACCACGCTGGGCGCGGCCGAGGCGATCATGGCCAGTGGTTTCAAGCCAAAGCGCACCATACGCTTCGTTCTTTTTACCGGCGAAGAGCAGGGTCTGCTCGGCTCGCTGGCCTATACCAAGACGCACGCCGCCGAAATGGCCAATCACCTCGGCGCGGTCATTCTGGACAACGGCCAGGGGCCGGTGGTCAGCCTGAATCTCGGTGGGCATAAGGACCTGATTCCAGCCGTCGAAAAGTTTGCCGATTCGGTGAAGGCATTCGGCGAGGTGAAGGTGGACGACAGGGCCGTTTTCGGCACCGATGCCGGCCCGTTCATCCTCGCCGGTCTGCCGGGCATCAACATGAACCAGGACTCGCCGGAGTACAAATACACGCACCACTCGGTGGTGGATACCTTCGACAAGGTGAAGCCCGATCTGCTGACGCGCGACGCCGCGCTGGTGGCGCTCACGTCGTACTGGATCGCCTCGCGTCCGGAGCGGTTCGCCAGCCCCTGGCCGGCGGAAAAGACGGCGAGAATGCTCATCGAAAGAAAGCAGGACACAATGCTGAAGGCGTTCGGCATCTGGCCGTTCGGCGATCTGGGCAAGGAAACTGCCAAGCAAGAGAGCAGCAAGGCCGGCGGGAATTAG
- a CDS encoding GNAT family N-acetyltransferase — protein MATQPRPNRPPEFQEYRNGEYVISTDPRRLDLDAIHKFLSHWPGWETDGIPRATLERALANSLCFGVYEGARQIGFARVVTDYATFAFILDDYIEESHRGRGLGKWLMQTIQQRPELRGLRRWMLYTHDQRIYAKVGFKALTDPATYMEIFDPGMYKHG, from the coding sequence ATGGCCACGCAACCACGGCCCAATCGCCCGCCGGAATTCCAGGAGTATCGCAACGGCGAGTACGTGATCAGCACCGATCCTCGCCGCCTGGACCTGGACGCCATTCACAAATTCCTGTCACATTGGCCGGGTTGGGAAACCGACGGTATCCCACGCGCGACGCTGGAGCGCGCGTTGGCGAATTCACTTTGCTTCGGCGTGTACGAGGGCGCGCGGCAAATCGGGTTTGCGCGCGTGGTCACCGACTATGCCACCTTCGCTTTTATTCTTGACGACTACATTGAGGAGAGCCATCGCGGCCGCGGCTTGGGCAAATGGCTGATGCAGACCATCCAGCAGCGTCCAGAATTGCGGGGGCTGCGCCGTTGGATGCTCTACACGCATGACCAGCGCATCTACGCCAAAGTCGGGTTCAAAGCACTCACCGATCCGGCGACCTACATGGAGATTTTCGATCCGGGGATGTATAAGCACGGCTAA
- a CDS encoding radical SAM protein, giving the protein MNRNDVLQAWGRILSGRKPLLSIEITRECPLRCPGCYAYGDQHLGGLTTLRELRDLRGDALVRGVLELVDRLQPLHVSIVGGDPLVRYRELEELMPQLVRRGIFVQLVTSAFRPLPPAWAGMNRVQVVVSIDGLQPEHDARRKPATYERILNNIAGQRVTVHCTVTGLMLNSPDYLERFLDFWTARPEIERVWFSTFTPQKGEQLPEVLTRAQRSLVVREMLRLRPMYPKLDMKEETIREYEYPPSSPEQCVFAQTTETVSADLKTRITPCQFGGDPDCSQCGCVASMALAGVGRKKFAGVTLAGFLRASNLVGSAVARAKAA; this is encoded by the coding sequence ATGAATCGTAACGACGTTCTCCAGGCCTGGGGGCGAATTCTTTCCGGGCGAAAACCGCTGCTCTCCATCGAAATCACGCGCGAGTGTCCGCTGCGCTGTCCGGGGTGTTATGCATACGGCGACCAGCACCTCGGCGGTCTCACAACCTTGCGCGAACTGCGCGATCTCCGCGGCGACGCCTTGGTGCGCGGGGTGCTCGAACTGGTGGACCGCCTGCAGCCGCTGCACGTCTCGATTGTGGGGGGCGATCCGCTGGTCCGCTACCGCGAATTGGAAGAGCTGATGCCGCAGTTGGTGCGCAGGGGAATTTTTGTGCAGCTGGTGACCAGCGCGTTCCGACCGCTTCCGCCGGCATGGGCCGGCATGAATCGGGTGCAGGTGGTGGTTTCCATTGACGGCCTGCAGCCGGAACACGACGCCCGCCGCAAACCGGCCACCTACGAGCGCATCCTGAACAACATCGCAGGCCAGCGTGTCACGGTGCATTGCACCGTCACCGGCTTGATGCTGAATTCTCCAGACTACTTGGAGCGCTTTCTCGATTTCTGGACGGCGCGCCCGGAGATCGAGCGCGTGTGGTTCAGCACGTTTACCCCACAAAAGGGCGAGCAGTTGCCCGAGGTCCTCACCCGGGCGCAGCGGAGCCTCGTGGTGCGCGAGATGCTGCGGCTCCGGCCGATGTATCCCAAGCTGGACATGAAGGAGGAGACGATTCGCGAGTACGAATACCCGCCATCCTCGCCGGAACAATGCGTCTTTGCGCAGACGACGGAAACGGTCTCGGCGGACCTGAAGACGCGCATCACGCCCTGCCAGTTCGGCGGCGATCCGGACTGCTCGCAATGCGGCTGCGTCGCTTCCATGGCACTGGCGGGCGTTGGGCGGAAGAAGTTCGCGGGGGTCACCCTGGCCGGTTTTCTGCGCGCTTCCAACCTGGTCGGCTCCGCAGTAGCGCGGGCGAAAGCGGCCTAG
- a CDS encoding ABC transporter permease, with protein MQLRDLFLDTLRTLWTHKLRTFLTMFGIAWGVVSIMLMVAAGEGLRVGQQKVSQNFGRDIMIIFAGRTSTQAGGLRAGRRVRWEDSDIPLVQEKAPACRYVLPELGNNVRIHSNFNAATLLVTGSHPSFAEVRSINVGEGRFYNWDDVREARRVAFLGSDARKQLFGSRPVVGESVYLNDIPYQVIGVMQTKKQDSSYDGMDVNKIFIPYPPMREDFPNKAPDTPHTLDRLLVTPRSVALHERCKAEAVAALAGIHNFDPTDKEAANVWDTVEEAKAFQTMTDGMKYFLGAVGLVTLFLGGIGVMNVMLVAVRERTREIGVRKAVGATSQTILRHFFLESLIVVFLSGSIGFAVAFGICALVDMAHMPDYFAGLIPTWQAGALAFALLGTVAVASAIYPARRAASVDPIEALRYEAGG; from the coding sequence ATGCAACTGCGAGACCTGTTTCTCGACACGCTCCGGACCCTGTGGACGCACAAGTTGCGTACTTTTCTTACCATGTTCGGAATCGCCTGGGGCGTCGTGTCGATCATGTTGATGGTGGCGGCGGGCGAAGGTTTGCGAGTGGGGCAGCAGAAGGTTTCGCAGAATTTCGGGCGCGACATCATGATTATTTTTGCCGGCAGGACCAGCACCCAAGCCGGCGGTCTGCGCGCCGGGCGGCGCGTTCGCTGGGAAGACAGCGACATACCGCTCGTCCAGGAAAAAGCGCCCGCGTGCCGTTATGTATTGCCCGAACTGGGGAACAACGTTCGCATCCATAGCAACTTCAACGCCGCAACGCTGCTGGTCACAGGCTCCCATCCGTCGTTTGCCGAAGTGCGCAGCATCAACGTCGGCGAGGGGCGTTTCTACAACTGGGACGATGTTCGCGAGGCGCGCCGAGTCGCGTTTCTGGGCAGCGATGCGCGCAAGCAGTTGTTCGGCTCGCGGCCGGTAGTTGGTGAAAGCGTCTATCTCAACGACATTCCTTACCAAGTCATCGGGGTAATGCAAACCAAAAAGCAGGATTCCAGCTATGACGGCATGGATGTGAACAAAATCTTCATCCCTTACCCACCAATGCGCGAGGACTTTCCGAACAAAGCGCCGGACACGCCACATACGCTGGACCGGCTGCTGGTAACGCCGCGCAGCGTCGCGCTGCACGAGCGGTGCAAGGCGGAAGCGGTGGCGGCACTGGCCGGCATTCACAACTTCGATCCCACCGACAAAGAAGCCGCCAACGTCTGGGACACGGTGGAGGAGGCCAAGGCATTTCAGACCATGACCGACGGGATGAAGTACTTCCTGGGCGCGGTCGGTCTGGTCACGCTGTTTCTCGGCGGCATCGGGGTGATGAATGTCATGCTGGTCGCGGTGCGAGAGCGTACCCGAGAGATCGGTGTACGCAAGGCCGTGGGCGCCACTTCGCAGACCATCCTGCGCCATTTCTTCCTGGAAAGCCTGATCGTGGTGTTCCTCAGCGGCTCCATAGGTTTTGCGGTTGCGTTTGGCATATGCGCGCTGGTGGATATGGCGCACATGCCGGATTACTTCGCGGGCCTGATCCCGACATGGCAAGCGGGCGCCCTGGCTTTTGCGCTGCTGGGCACGGTTGCCGTGGCATCGGCAATTTATCCGGCGCGCCGCGCCGCTTCGGTCGATCCCATTGAAGCGCTGCGGTACGAGGCGGGAGGTTAA
- a CDS encoding alpha/beta hydrolase family protein, producing the protein MHDWETRLTTRDTNRVVRPFDWGVEWTRGWPGVNGNLPTHDSEEEFFHRLNRHIVVHSDEFFAYRTPTDFRIEQHPVKLHAAGGNHGDDEDRGVGDFLRFTSAVSTPYPENNIANAHWFPTRGRRAMIVLPQWNADAIGHNALCRMMNFCGIAALRLSMPYHDVRRPAELERADYAVSANVGRTIAAARQAILDVRSCLDWLQSQGYRQFGILGTSLGSCYAFIASAHDERLRVNAFNHASTYFADVVWTGQSTRHIRAGVEREITLESLRQSWLAISPMSYFHQFSRFPKKSLIVYATYDLTFLPEFSRQVVAEFRRRRLDHRVAVLPCGHYTTGETPYKFLDAWHLVRFISNAL; encoded by the coding sequence ATGCACGATTGGGAGACCCGCCTCACCACCCGCGACACCAACCGGGTGGTGCGTCCGTTCGACTGGGGCGTGGAATGGACCCGCGGCTGGCCCGGCGTAAACGGCAACCTTCCGACTCACGATTCAGAGGAAGAATTCTTCCACCGCCTCAACCGCCACATCGTCGTCCACAGCGACGAGTTCTTCGCCTACCGCACCCCCACCGACTTCCGCATCGAGCAGCATCCCGTCAAGCTGCACGCAGCGGGCGGCAATCACGGCGACGACGAAGACCGCGGCGTGGGGGATTTCCTGCGGTTCACCTCGGCCGTTTCGACGCCGTATCCGGAGAACAACATCGCCAACGCGCATTGGTTTCCCACCCGCGGACGCCGCGCCATGATCGTGCTGCCGCAATGGAACGCCGACGCGATCGGTCACAACGCCCTCTGCCGCATGATGAACTTCTGCGGCATCGCCGCGCTGCGCCTCAGCATGCCCTATCACGACGTCCGCCGCCCGGCCGAGCTGGAGCGCGCCGACTACGCCGTCTCCGCCAACGTCGGCCGCACCATTGCCGCCGCCCGCCAGGCCATCTTGGACGTTCGCTCCTGCCTCGACTGGCTCCAGTCGCAGGGCTACCGTCAGTTCGGCATTCTCGGCACCAGCCTGGGCTCCTGCTACGCCTTCATCGCCAGCGCCCACGACGAGCGCCTGCGCGTGAACGCCTTCAACCACGCCTCGACCTACTTTGCCGACGTCGTCTGGACCGGACAGTCCACCCGCCACATTCGCGCCGGAGTCGAGCGCGAGATCACGCTGGAAAGCCTGCGCCAGTCCTGGCTCGCCATCAGCCCCATGTCGTATTTCCACCAGTTCAGCCGCTTCCCCAAGAAATCGCTGATTGTCTATGCCACCTATGACCTGACGTTTCTGCCCGAGTTCTCGCGCCAGGTGGTTGCCGAGTTCCGGCGCCGCCGGCTCGATCACCGCGTCGCCGTCCTCCCTTGCGGTCACTACACCACCGGCGAGACGCCCTATAAATTTCTCGACGCCTGGCACCTGGTGCGGTTCATCAGCAACGCCCTCTAA
- the rpiB gene encoding ribose 5-phosphate isomerase B encodes MKIALGADHAGFPLKERVKQWLIEQGVQVDDKGTFSNESVDYPDFARIVGEAVAAKQADRGILVCGSGIGMSIAANKIPGVRAANPHTVFEAQMSREHNDANVLTLGGRVLTEDQAHGILDAWLRTKFAGGRHQRRVDKISQIEREERVPSA; translated from the coding sequence ATGAAAATCGCATTGGGCGCCGATCATGCCGGGTTTCCGCTGAAGGAACGGGTCAAGCAGTGGCTCATCGAACAAGGTGTACAGGTGGACGACAAGGGCACGTTTTCGAACGAGTCGGTGGACTATCCCGACTTCGCGCGCATCGTGGGCGAAGCGGTCGCTGCCAAGCAGGCCGACCGCGGCATCCTGGTGTGCGGCAGCGGGATCGGCATGTCGATCGCGGCCAACAAGATCCCGGGCGTGCGCGCCGCCAATCCCCACACCGTGTTTGAGGCGCAGATGAGCCGCGAGCACAACGACGCCAACGTGCTCACGCTGGGCGGGCGCGTGCTCACCGAGGACCAGGCGCACGGCATTCTCGACGCATGGCTGCGCACCAAGTTCGCTGGCGGGCGGCACCAGCGGCGCGTGGACAAGATTTCCCAGATCGAGCGCGAAGAACGAGTACCTAGTGCCTAG
- a CDS encoding glycosyltransferase family 4 protein, with the protein MPSRYTIHVRVGIDIRPIHDFGVGTYVRNVVRTLGQLDQCSDYFLIGGRDRVREIGKLPPNFHIVPFTVEEGSARSYIGFAQVLRYYDCDLVHIPHLYWTPLYLPCPYVLTVHDLLDFMYRAHNGSGMRRAAQRYLTHRVISHAARILAVSQFTKMDIQRLFRIPESQIEVAYNAIDDRFRVGHATDADRELIAERYQCNYPFLLYAGRISPHKNVVRIIEAFSALKTELEKEGKFPDLKLIIIGDEVSRHPDLRRTVIKSGVQNDVRFLGFVPIEVLRIFYDVAKVFVFPSLYEGFGLPPLEAMAHGTPVVTSNTSSLPEVVGNAAVLVNPENVFEIMRALHKVLVDPPLREKLKRRGYEQVQRFSWEASVQRILNVYREVAGAPAVIPAPTGVRQA; encoded by the coding sequence ATGCCTTCGCGCTACACTATCCACGTGCGCGTTGGAATTGACATCCGCCCGATCCACGATTTCGGCGTCGGAACCTACGTCCGAAACGTCGTGCGGACGCTCGGGCAACTAGACCAGTGCAGCGACTACTTCCTGATCGGCGGACGCGACCGCGTGCGCGAAATCGGCAAGCTCCCGCCGAACTTCCACATTGTTCCGTTCACCGTCGAAGAAGGCTCGGCGCGCAGCTACATCGGGTTTGCGCAAGTCCTGCGTTACTACGACTGCGACCTGGTGCACATTCCGCACCTGTACTGGACACCTCTGTACCTCCCCTGCCCGTACGTGCTGACGGTGCACGACCTGTTGGATTTCATGTACCGCGCACACAATGGATCGGGAATGCGGCGCGCCGCGCAGCGTTATCTTACCCACCGCGTCATCAGCCATGCTGCGCGCATCCTGGCGGTTTCCCAGTTCACCAAGATGGATATTCAGCGGCTGTTCAGGATTCCCGAGAGCCAGATCGAGGTCGCCTACAACGCCATTGACGACCGCTTCCGCGTCGGCCACGCCACCGATGCGGACCGCGAATTGATTGCCGAGCGCTACCAGTGCAATTACCCGTTCTTGCTCTACGCCGGCCGGATCAGCCCGCACAAGAACGTGGTCCGCATCATCGAGGCGTTCTCCGCGCTCAAGACGGAATTGGAGAAGGAAGGCAAGTTCCCCGACCTGAAGCTGATCATCATCGGAGACGAAGTTTCGCGCCATCCCGACCTGCGACGCACCGTGATCAAGAGCGGCGTGCAGAACGACGTGCGCTTCCTGGGATTCGTGCCCATCGAGGTGCTGCGCATCTTTTACGACGTGGCAAAAGTCTTCGTCTTCCCCTCGCTGTACGAAGGGTTCGGGCTGCCGCCGCTGGAGGCGATGGCGCACGGCACGCCGGTGGTGACCTCCAACACCTCTTCGCTGCCCGAGGTGGTGGGGAATGCCGCCGTGCTGGTCAATCCGGAGAACGTCTTCGAGATCATGCGCGCCCTGCACAAGGTCCTGGTCGACCCGCCCCTGCGCGAGAAACTCAAGCGGAGAGGCTACGAGCAGGTGCAGCGCTTCTCCTGGGAGGCTTCGGTGCAGCGCATCCTGAATGTCTATCGCGAGGTTGCCGGTGCACCCGCCGTCATACCCGCGCCAACCGGAGTGCGACAGGCCTGA